A part of Legionella sainthelensi genomic DNA contains:
- a CDS encoding organic hydroperoxide resistance protein codes for MSANTIKTLVTATAINTGGRNGHSETTDHSVSVNLSVPKAMGGPGLPNTTTPEHLFAAGYAACFGGALEFVASQHKKNVAGTTVTCHVSVGPREGGGFGIAVKMNVDIPSLSTGEAQELVQETHDKICPYSHATRGNIAFELEVTGK; via the coding sequence ATGTCGGCCAATACCATCAAAACCCTCGTAACAGCAACGGCAATTAATACAGGTGGCCGAAACGGTCATTCGGAAACTACTGATCATTCTGTAAGTGTCAACCTTTCTGTTCCGAAGGCAATGGGAGGTCCTGGTTTGCCTAATACGACAACACCAGAACATCTTTTTGCTGCAGGTTACGCGGCATGTTTTGGTGGCGCATTAGAATTCGTGGCCAGCCAACATAAGAAAAATGTGGCAGGTACGACTGTTACATGTCATGTTTCTGTTGGACCTCGTGAGGGAGGAGGATTTGGCATTGCTGTCAAAATGAATGTCGATATTCCCTCGCTATCCACTGGAGAGGCCCAGGAGCTTGTACAGGAAACTCACGATAAAATTTGTCCTTACAGCCATGCTACACGTGGTAATATAGCTTTTGAACTGGAAGTTACGGGTAAATAA
- a CDS encoding DUF2867 domain-containing protein, which translates to MEFDTSFATIRDKKIPVLNNDLIRDALPRIDYSDAFLGECIDSSNIAIETVAQLFFNSSPVWARKLLIIRNALVGWMGLKTRSIAKDKERVSNLVIGQKIGLFRLFNRTESALLFGENDKHLDVRMILKKADQAITITTLIQFNNMWGKCYFKIVRVFHQQIMKSQLKKVIRQLNIKKQI; encoded by the coding sequence ATTGAATTCGACACATCATTCGCAACCATTCGTGATAAAAAAATTCCGGTACTTAATAATGACCTTATTCGCGATGCACTTCCAAGAATTGATTATTCCGACGCGTTTTTAGGGGAGTGTATTGATAGTTCAAATATTGCGATTGAAACAGTCGCTCAATTATTTTTTAACTCTTCGCCTGTATGGGCGCGTAAGCTTTTAATCATTAGAAATGCCTTGGTAGGATGGATGGGCCTTAAAACACGATCAATTGCTAAAGATAAAGAGCGTGTCTCTAACTTGGTTATTGGTCAAAAAATTGGACTTTTTAGGCTTTTTAATCGAACAGAAAGCGCACTCCTTTTTGGTGAGAATGACAAGCATTTGGATGTGCGCATGATTTTAAAAAAGGCTGATCAGGCCATTACCATTACTACGCTTATTCAATTTAATAATATGTGGGGAAAGTGTTACTTTAAAATAGTTCGTGTTTTTCATCAGCAAATCATGAAATCACAATTGAAAAAAGTCATAAGGCAATTGAATATAAAGAAACAAATTTAA
- a CDS encoding nitric-oxide reductase large subunit, producing the protein MIQNKRAMSEYSQSDNDPVALVLKWILLLTALVCFVVLIWGTYKTYQLAPPLPQQFQTQSGQVIMTEEDIVAGKAGFQRADLMDYGSLYGMGSYFGEDYTAKYLLRLGRLIEEKTSQLNYGTSFVELPEEKQYLVRKSMQHELQNVQLNKSISIFPQPVADSILQLKQEIAFTLMNHDPKSGWTKAYSLNNQSALQTADFLIYSSLTTIAHRPGQNSSYTNNWPYEPTMGNTPTPSTFYWTWVSFCFVFLGFGAVLYIYHRYLAGPDNAPKTPLFMTFKPLTSSQRKVGQYFMIVALVLLLQIGVGAIMAHYYSDRTYFYGIQINDYLPFNFLRDVHIQTPIVWIALSWISAAVFMTPIISNKEAKGQGFLVSVLFWVTLFIVGGAIIGDYLGIMGYIDQYWFWLGNQGLSYLQLGRLWQIGFCLGLFLWSVIVFRGMWPGMNEIKEATIQFWTGRIRLEHLFWASTANVAVLYCFGMIPLTGIEKSFTITDFWRWWVVHLWVEQSFEFFAACATAYLLMGTGLVSRVLAERTMYFETILIFLGGVIGTGHHWYWTGTPDIWVPLGSMFSFIEVLPLVLLIIDAIEHRQLIKRQGDFTYNLAYLYILGASFWNFVGAGVFGGGTLNAPLVNYYEHGTFLTLNHAHTALFGAFGLLGLGLIYFCLRYAAGDRISWSDRLGTWAFWLYNLGLLLWIVLNFFPIGWSQLMDVYEHGYAHSRSIEFYDTTLLWQWLRLPGDVVFALGACIMTFDFIRNLGPFFPKLETIRWRKGSKLLSN; encoded by the coding sequence ATGATTCAAAATAAAAGGGCGATGTCAGAATATTCTCAATCAGATAATGATCCAGTCGCTTTAGTTTTAAAATGGATTTTATTGCTCACTGCTCTTGTCTGTTTTGTTGTATTGATATGGGGCACTTATAAAACCTACCAACTTGCTCCACCTTTACCCCAACAATTTCAAACCCAATCAGGCCAGGTCATCATGACTGAAGAGGATATTGTTGCAGGAAAAGCTGGATTTCAACGTGCAGATTTGATGGATTATGGAAGTCTTTATGGTATGGGATCTTATTTTGGAGAGGATTATACTGCAAAATATTTACTCCGCTTAGGTCGCCTTATTGAAGAAAAAACATCCCAACTAAACTATGGTACCTCTTTTGTCGAATTACCTGAGGAGAAACAATACTTAGTCCGAAAGAGCATGCAGCATGAGTTACAAAATGTTCAATTAAATAAATCTATTAGTATTTTTCCTCAGCCTGTTGCTGATTCAATTCTACAACTTAAACAGGAAATTGCATTTACTTTAATGAATCATGATCCAAAAAGTGGCTGGACAAAAGCTTATAGCTTGAATAATCAAAGTGCTTTGCAAACAGCTGATTTTCTTATTTACTCTTCATTGACTACGATTGCTCATCGTCCTGGACAAAACAGCTCCTACACGAATAACTGGCCTTATGAGCCTACTATGGGAAATACCCCAACGCCATCTACTTTTTACTGGACCTGGGTCTCATTTTGTTTCGTCTTTTTGGGTTTTGGGGCTGTTTTATATATTTATCATCGTTACCTTGCTGGGCCTGATAATGCTCCTAAAACCCCACTTTTTATGACTTTTAAACCCTTGACATCAAGTCAGCGTAAAGTAGGGCAGTATTTTATGATCGTTGCGCTCGTATTACTCCTTCAGATTGGTGTAGGAGCTATTATGGCGCATTATTATTCGGATCGTACATATTTTTACGGTATACAGATTAATGATTATTTGCCTTTTAATTTTTTACGTGATGTTCATATACAAACTCCAATTGTCTGGATTGCTCTTTCTTGGATCAGTGCTGCAGTATTTATGACGCCAATTATTAGTAATAAAGAGGCAAAGGGCCAAGGTTTTTTAGTTAGTGTTTTGTTTTGGGTCACTCTTTTTATTGTGGGTGGTGCCATTATTGGCGATTATTTAGGAATTATGGGATATATCGATCAATACTGGTTTTGGCTTGGTAACCAAGGACTTTCTTATTTGCAACTTGGTCGCTTGTGGCAAATTGGATTTTGTCTGGGATTATTTCTTTGGAGCGTTATCGTTTTTCGTGGCATGTGGCCAGGTATGAATGAGATCAAAGAAGCAACCATACAATTTTGGACTGGGCGTATTCGGTTGGAGCATCTTTTCTGGGCCAGTACAGCTAATGTCGCTGTATTGTATTGTTTTGGAATGATTCCATTAACAGGTATTGAAAAATCATTTACCATTACTGATTTTTGGCGTTGGTGGGTTGTTCATCTGTGGGTTGAGCAATCATTTGAGTTTTTTGCAGCGTGTGCCACTGCTTATCTTTTGATGGGAACAGGTTTAGTCTCTCGAGTACTTGCGGAGCGAACCATGTACTTTGAAACCATTCTTATTTTTTTAGGAGGGGTTATTGGCACAGGACATCATTGGTACTGGACAGGTACCCCAGATATCTGGGTGCCTCTTGGTTCAATGTTTTCCTTTATTGAGGTTTTGCCTTTAGTTCTACTCATTATTGATGCAATTGAACATCGACAATTGATTAAACGCCAAGGTGATTTTACCTATAATTTGGCCTACCTTTATATCTTGGGGGCTTCATTTTGGAATTTTGTTGGAGCTGGAGTATTTGGTGGTGGGACACTGAATGCCCCATTGGTTAATTATTATGAACATGGAACTTTTTTAACCCTAAACCATGCGCATACTGCATTGTTCGGAGCTTTTGGACTACTTGGCCTTGGTTTAATTTATTTTTGCTTGCGTTATGCCGCTGGTGATCGTATATCGTGGAGTGATCGCTTGGGCACATGGGCATTTTGGCTCTATAACCTCGGCCTTTTATTATGGATTGTACTCAATTTTTTCCCTATAGGATGGTCTCAATTAATGGATGTTTATGAGCATGGTTATGCCCATTCAAGAAGCATCGAATTTTATGATACAACTCTGTTGTGGCAATGGTTACGATTACCTGGAGATGTGGTTTTTGCTTTAGGTGCATGCATTATGACTTTTGATTTTATTCGTAATTTAGGACCTTTTTTCCCAAAGTTAGAGACAATCCGTTGGAGAAAAGGCTCAAAATTACTGTCAAATTGA
- a CDS encoding IS4 family transposase gives MNEISELKLILKQQLNWHKSRIDFFAQALVGLFICRTINFREIAVSMPSETEIDSRYKRIYRFFSGYTFDFTSIARWLFYLFFTNNEKLYISIDRTNWFFGKAKINIFMLSVCYEGIAIPLFWTLLNKAGNTTAKEQIALISRFINLFGKERIQGVLADREFTNKTLIGWLIEENIPFYLRIKGNMDICIRRKKFKTSAQLFSHLQPFQQQVFGMRVHLFGQPLYLAGSKNSREELLIVVTNQHPKNAIACYLRRWEIESLFQSLKGRGFRFEETHVTQIIRIEKIIAFLAIAFAWAHKVGEWRAIRKAIPIKKIRKQKRPQYSFFRYGLDLIRDLITRPNYKNNKIKEFRHIINQLIPDPAWRTTP, from the coding sequence ATGAATGAAATCAGCGAGTTGAAGTTGATATTAAAGCAGCAATTAAATTGGCACAAGTCACGAATTGATTTTTTTGCTCAAGCATTAGTTGGCTTATTTATCTGTCGGACGATAAATTTCAGAGAAATTGCGGTAAGCATGCCATCTGAAACGGAGATTGATTCGCGCTATAAACGAATTTATCGTTTTTTTTCTGGTTATACATTTGATTTTACATCAATAGCGCGGTGGTTATTCTATTTGTTTTTTACAAATAACGAGAAACTGTATATTAGCATTGACCGAACGAATTGGTTTTTTGGTAAAGCGAAAATAAACATATTTATGCTTTCTGTCTGCTATGAAGGGATTGCTATCCCACTATTTTGGACTCTATTAAACAAAGCAGGCAACACGACAGCAAAGGAACAAATTGCTCTTATCTCGCGATTTATCAATCTCTTCGGCAAAGAACGTATACAAGGTGTTCTGGCTGATAGAGAATTTACTAATAAGACGCTCATTGGATGGCTGATTGAAGAGAATATTCCCTTTTATTTACGCATCAAAGGGAATATGGATATCTGTATTAGACGTAAAAAATTTAAAACCTCCGCCCAGCTATTTTCACATCTTCAGCCTTTTCAACAGCAGGTTTTTGGCATGAGAGTACATTTATTCGGACAACCGCTTTACTTGGCCGGGAGTAAAAATTCTCGGGAAGAGCTCTTGATTGTTGTAACAAACCAACATCCCAAAAATGCAATTGCATGTTATTTGCGCCGCTGGGAAATTGAATCTTTGTTTCAATCTTTAAAAGGACGTGGGTTTCGATTTGAGGAAACGCATGTGACTCAAATAATACGTATTGAAAAAATCATTGCCTTTCTTGCCATCGCCTTTGCATGGGCCCACAAAGTAGGTGAATGGCGAGCTATTAGAAAAGCCATTCCCATTAAAAAAATCCGAAAGCAAAAACGGCCTCAGTATAGTTTCTTTCGATATGGATTGGATCTTATTAGAGATTTAATAACCAGACCAAACTACAAAAATAATAAAATCAAAGAGTTTAGACATATTATTAATCAATTAATTCCTGATCCAGCTTGGAGAACCACTCCATAG
- a CDS encoding ankyrin repeat domain-containing protein, translating to MIEVAKKALLENNKERFKKAIELCSKQQLNEVDDQGNTLLHIAVQKGSLGFVKNLLAKGADISLLNKKGDSALHLAVQQGYFNIVHEMLGISQAAKDRKRKAKWTDKDRSDKLTLLKSSESNALALLNVPNNEGEIPLLIAAKLKDDLIYKKLLLLESAPGYSKSQIDKALNLRQKHIGHLKSKSFWSAVLETFCPSASLAELTESFAYTGLLAGASAAVGLGLNIAFAVISVLGFSAIMYANYKKNQSEKNAAGELEELQAEQAFLQSIRKRVAYLSSQKSLTSEDKNELGLMKEELRRSIQKPVLVKGDEKNAADYVTRKDKALAALSSVGSFLCTYSGLLGLTGLGLGIAATIMGTSLSALIVATGPIGIGAALGVGLILAGALAYYHYQTRKQGYMVFGEQRAFIYKLQYTIYKEQQDLIHGSDNVLTHIDELLQGPSTKSIKSKIENPIPEKNTPKPALEKYNHGHKPGEICSIEIKQLNSNGFMKQTPNLTNKIMPKTLNPVDEPIEPPKNLSIT from the coding sequence ATGATTGAAGTAGCTAAAAAAGCCCTTTTAGAGAACAACAAAGAACGTTTTAAAAAAGCAATTGAATTATGTAGCAAACAACAACTTAATGAAGTTGATGACCAAGGCAATACTCTTTTACATATTGCCGTACAGAAAGGTTCATTAGGTTTCGTAAAAAACCTACTTGCTAAAGGAGCAGATATTTCTCTACTGAATAAGAAAGGAGACAGTGCATTACACCTCGCAGTACAACAAGGTTATTTTAATATTGTTCATGAAATGCTTGGAATATCGCAAGCTGCAAAAGATAGAAAAAGAAAAGCAAAATGGACTGATAAAGATCGTAGCGATAAACTCACGCTCCTTAAAAGCTCTGAAAGTAACGCATTGGCATTACTCAACGTCCCTAATAACGAAGGAGAAATTCCACTTCTTATTGCAGCCAAGCTAAAAGATGATCTTATCTATAAAAAACTCTTACTGCTCGAATCAGCACCTGGTTATTCAAAAAGTCAGATTGATAAGGCCTTAAATTTGCGACAAAAACATATAGGACACTTGAAAAGTAAAAGTTTTTGGTCAGCAGTTTTGGAAACATTTTGTCCTTCCGCATCACTTGCTGAATTAACCGAATCATTTGCATATACAGGATTATTGGCAGGAGCAAGCGCAGCGGTGGGCTTGGGCTTGAATATTGCCTTTGCCGTTATTTCCGTCCTGGGATTTAGCGCCATCATGTATGCAAACTATAAAAAAAATCAATCTGAAAAAAATGCTGCAGGGGAACTGGAAGAATTACAAGCAGAACAAGCTTTTTTACAAAGTATTAGAAAAAGGGTCGCCTATCTTTCTTCGCAAAAATCCTTAACATCTGAGGACAAGAACGAACTAGGATTGATGAAAGAGGAATTAAGAAGGTCTATTCAAAAACCAGTACTTGTCAAAGGTGATGAAAAAAATGCAGCTGATTATGTAACCAGAAAAGATAAGGCACTTGCTGCATTAAGTTCGGTTGGCAGCTTTTTATGCACTTACTCCGGTTTATTAGGTCTCACAGGATTAGGCTTGGGGATTGCAGCTACAATTATGGGGACTAGTTTATCTGCTCTTATTGTTGCTACAGGCCCTATAGGAATAGGTGCTGCTCTGGGAGTGGGGTTAATATTGGCTGGAGCTTTAGCCTATTATCATTATCAAACCAGAAAGCAAGGCTATATGGTATTTGGAGAACAGCGAGCGTTTATCTACAAGCTCCAATACACTATTTACAAAGAACAGCAAGACCTTATTCATGGTTCCGATAACGTGCTTACCCACATTGATGAGCTGCTGCAAGGTCCATCCACAAAATCTATAAAATCTAAGATTGAAAACCCTATCCCAGAGAAAAATACACCTAAACCTGCTCTTGAGAAGTACAATCATGGACATAAACCGGGTGAGATTTGCTCTATAGAAATAAAACAACTAAATAGTAATGGTTTTATGAAGCAAACTCCAAATTTAACGAATAAAATAATGCCTAAAACTCTTAATCCTGTGGATGAGCCTATAGAACCACCTAAAAACCTAAGCATCACATAA
- the dsbD gene encoding protein-disulfide reductase DsbD has product MKKLILSLFMTFMSYSTFASGIGINPADTMMFIENHSPIFYLAIFFGLGVLLAFTPCVLPMVPILSSIITGQGANTGSKAFKLSLGYVLGMAVTYAIAGMLAAWLGSTVQTLMQQPMIIGGFSVLFILMALWLLGAFEFRLPAFVQFTSHRSRQHGIISATLMGVLSTLVVSPCVTAPLIGILTYIAQGNHVLQGGLLLFVLALGMGLPLLIVGAGYGRFLPGSGPWMVRIKQVFAMMMFAMAVWLLSRVVPQFWIDLLWIVVLLMNAWVFGAFRLEQGLVGRLMQSIALLSIMGAGALTYQTFTPTSVIQPVSRSPFTEVHTLDEVNAKLAEARANNERVFIEFYAGWCSDCQAMDKHVFNQATVINAMQGFVNLRVDISEKTDEVAKIRQAFHIYGIPTMLFYDKQGQQLTDLSSVGQISKDRTLQLLAQFRK; this is encoded by the coding sequence ATGAAAAAACTAATTTTGTCTTTATTTATGACATTTATGTCCTATTCTACTTTTGCGTCGGGCATTGGTATTAACCCAGCGGATACGATGATGTTTATCGAAAATCATAGCCCGATTTTCTATTTGGCTATTTTTTTTGGCTTGGGTGTCTTGTTGGCGTTTACTCCTTGTGTTTTACCTATGGTCCCCATACTTTCTAGTATCATCACCGGCCAAGGTGCTAATACTGGCTCCAAAGCGTTTAAATTGTCTTTAGGGTATGTGCTTGGGATGGCCGTTACGTATGCAATAGCAGGAATGTTGGCTGCATGGTTAGGTTCGACGGTACAAACGCTAATGCAACAGCCGATGATTATCGGAGGTTTCAGCGTGTTATTCATCTTGATGGCATTATGGTTGTTGGGTGCCTTTGAGTTTCGACTACCAGCGTTTGTGCAGTTTACCTCCCATCGCTCACGACAACATGGAATTATTTCCGCAACTTTAATGGGCGTTCTCTCTACATTGGTTGTATCACCCTGTGTCACCGCACCTTTAATTGGGATCTTAACCTATATTGCTCAGGGCAATCATGTGCTTCAAGGAGGCTTATTATTATTTGTTTTGGCTTTGGGAATGGGACTGCCTTTGTTGATTGTTGGTGCTGGATACGGTCGTTTTTTACCGGGTTCAGGGCCTTGGATGGTGCGTATCAAACAAGTATTTGCCATGATGATGTTTGCTATGGCAGTGTGGTTATTAAGTCGTGTTGTACCCCAATTTTGGATTGATTTGTTATGGATTGTTGTTTTGCTCATGAACGCTTGGGTTTTTGGTGCTTTTCGTCTGGAGCAAGGCTTAGTTGGACGGTTGATGCAAAGTATCGCCCTATTATCTATAATGGGGGCAGGGGCTTTAACGTATCAAACATTTACGCCTACTTCTGTAATTCAACCTGTGTCTCGATCTCCATTTACCGAGGTTCATACTCTTGACGAAGTTAATGCTAAATTAGCTGAGGCCAGGGCAAATAATGAGCGCGTTTTTATTGAGTTTTATGCTGGATGGTGCAGCGACTGTCAGGCTATGGATAAGCATGTTTTTAATCAAGCCACAGTGATTAATGCAATGCAGGGTTTTGTAAATCTTCGAGTTGATATCAGTGAAAAAACAGATGAGGTAGCTAAGATTCGTCAGGCATTTCATATTTATGGTATTCCGACCATGCTGTTTTATGATAAGCAAGGCCAACAGCTTACTGATTTGAGTTCTGTTGGACAGATATCAAAAGACAGGACCTTGCAGTTATTAGCACAATTCCGAAAATAA
- a CDS encoding ankyrin repeat domain-containing protein: MDIKELFNWLQGDEETLHYSDMVLSRDLLDLKLSQAEKSSQAMLREVRIARYSNGVVAEKINELEKHNLYIKYLKFCGEHFSENSLLFITLNYLLSEAQKEQPQIRLATKVNALFLILLQENQESTLEFYNENKKLFKEYDEIQKTVDLTLYKKKIDEDADTVKGNLLDLNKLLSYQKNPLGLVGLFRKHIGDTEQFAALILWLLHRGVGAKKILQTYLLHDFLKYHFFTLHDRDNEIVRLYALLERFPQTKTLLELVKKTASDERGLQQYSLNGVFQEHKLLSISPHQNPSQFSQGPENFLNLHQFFGLPFLIEALVHSNEYTNPKWQETLKQALNKPQIVIEELSGMIELIASEYSPSVLKNFADLIDEMTVQELLSNNEGAVLYLIPYKPKLFDVINEKNSTEIIQQFSKKHPDDSGIVYQLTALFMAFLRKKNPATPSVFQVLVDNLMRYPHLLEDEELLRQLNKFPDSGRLLLQRYELIAKQFNDCILEQTAEVPFNSRNYQIIEDSWFDATRKLNALALIKPHTKFNLGDKYAFQAKIAQIAFLHHGKEFDLDVFLEALSLPPITSDAVSEYERILIEVLATIDNELLRKQIIEKLETHPVGRLDWMKKEYEGKTAFLKAAKYGNLGLIKLFEDELAPEYLNKAVLIAAKENQWNIVDYLVRSDKTLLSENEIEAIVRFAAQQGQIDIIQYLYDTYDYVPSIDEVATILQQAIINNHLNVVTYFYQSTFALPKQSVINSLFNLAIEIEAIDIISFIAEAEENKPTLSTVEKAFEQAALNQKLKIIQTLCNLSSNTPRPAVIGRTFIKACQLGLFSTAQYFYDAPEKLISQSTFENAFEQAIVNGQMDLVSYFCNSLTKPPEQSVIEQGVITAAKTGNLHLIEYFCSMTSSNKPSRHAITQAVYQAINHDHTEVFTFLCCNPMSPPSKSSLKESLLLAAKKGRKEIVEYLCLNEMEALDQSTIKNALILAVKFQHSEIVRYLCEINAPDKNAVRIALNKAIGSRQEELIDYLRDWLKSNTTHQNTVKFACDNHHEIGSSLINHSLFKVSKSGPRGERYQSPDYGLLTK, from the coding sequence ATGGACATCAAAGAACTGTTTAACTGGCTTCAAGGTGATGAAGAGACACTTCATTATTCCGATATGGTTTTGTCCCGAGATCTACTTGATTTGAAGCTAAGTCAAGCAGAGAAATCGTCTCAAGCAATGCTGAGAGAAGTGCGTATCGCCAGGTACAGTAATGGTGTTGTCGCTGAGAAAATTAATGAATTGGAAAAACATAATTTATATATAAAATACCTTAAATTCTGTGGCGAACACTTTTCAGAAAACTCTTTATTGTTCATAACATTAAACTATTTATTGTCTGAAGCACAAAAAGAGCAACCCCAAATTCGGTTAGCAACTAAAGTGAATGCATTGTTTTTGATTTTACTACAGGAGAATCAAGAAAGTACGCTTGAATTTTATAATGAAAACAAAAAATTATTCAAAGAGTATGATGAAATTCAAAAAACAGTAGATCTTACATTATACAAGAAAAAAATTGATGAAGATGCTGACACAGTTAAAGGAAATTTATTGGATTTAAACAAGTTATTATCGTATCAAAAAAATCCCCTGGGACTCGTGGGATTATTCAGAAAACATATAGGTGATACAGAACAGTTTGCCGCATTAATACTTTGGTTATTACATCGTGGCGTTGGTGCTAAAAAAATACTACAAACCTATTTGCTTCATGATTTTCTTAAGTATCATTTCTTTACCTTACATGATAGGGATAATGAAATTGTGCGATTATATGCTTTGCTTGAGCGTTTTCCCCAGACGAAAACGCTCTTGGAATTAGTGAAGAAAACAGCTAGTGATGAACGTGGGCTACAGCAATATTCACTTAATGGTGTGTTTCAAGAACATAAACTTCTATCAATTTCTCCACACCAAAATCCATCCCAATTTTCACAAGGGCCAGAAAATTTTTTAAACCTGCATCAATTTTTTGGACTTCCTTTTTTAATTGAAGCATTAGTTCACTCAAATGAATATACTAATCCAAAGTGGCAGGAAACATTAAAACAAGCACTGAATAAGCCACAAATTGTTATCGAAGAACTTTCAGGAATGATTGAGTTAATTGCATCTGAATATTCCCCATCGGTCTTAAAAAATTTTGCTGATTTAATTGATGAAATGACTGTCCAAGAACTATTGTCTAATAATGAGGGGGCTGTATTATATTTAATACCTTATAAGCCTAAGTTGTTTGATGTAATTAACGAAAAAAACAGTACGGAGATTATTCAACAATTTTCTAAAAAACATCCTGATGATTCAGGAATTGTTTACCAACTAACAGCTTTATTCATGGCCTTTTTGAGGAAAAAAAATCCTGCAACACCATCAGTATTTCAAGTACTTGTTGATAATCTGATGCGATACCCACATCTGCTTGAAGATGAAGAATTGCTGCGACAGTTAAATAAATTCCCAGATAGTGGACGTTTACTGTTGCAACGTTATGAATTAATTGCAAAGCAATTTAATGATTGCATTCTAGAGCAAACAGCAGAAGTCCCATTTAATAGCCGCAATTACCAGATCATTGAGGATAGCTGGTTTGATGCGACGCGAAAACTTAATGCCCTCGCACTTATCAAACCACACACGAAATTTAATCTTGGCGATAAATATGCATTTCAGGCAAAAATTGCGCAAATTGCATTTCTTCATCATGGAAAAGAGTTTGATTTAGATGTCTTTTTGGAGGCACTGTCGTTGCCTCCTATAACTTCGGATGCAGTTAGTGAGTACGAACGAATACTTATTGAAGTTCTTGCGACTATAGATAATGAATTACTGAGAAAGCAGATTATTGAAAAATTAGAAACTCATCCAGTAGGGCGATTAGATTGGATGAAAAAGGAATATGAAGGTAAAACCGCTTTTCTCAAAGCGGCAAAATACGGTAACCTCGGTTTAATCAAGCTTTTTGAAGATGAACTTGCCCCAGAGTACCTTAATAAAGCAGTCTTAATTGCAGCAAAAGAAAATCAATGGAACATAGTAGATTATCTTGTGCGCTCCGATAAAACACTTTTAAGCGAAAATGAAATAGAGGCAATTGTGCGCTTTGCTGCTCAGCAAGGGCAAATAGATATCATCCAATATCTTTATGATACTTATGATTACGTACCATCTATTGATGAAGTGGCTACAATTTTGCAACAGGCTATAATCAATAACCACTTGAATGTTGTTACCTACTTCTATCAATCTACTTTTGCTTTGCCTAAGCAATCAGTGATCAATAGCTTATTTAATTTGGCAATTGAGATAGAAGCTATTGACATTATTTCATTCATTGCTGAAGCTGAAGAAAACAAACCTACATTATCTACTGTTGAAAAAGCATTTGAACAAGCAGCGCTTAATCAAAAATTAAAAATAATACAAACACTTTGCAATTTATCGTCCAATACTCCACGTCCTGCAGTGATAGGGCGAACTTTTATAAAAGCCTGTCAGCTCGGCCTTTTTAGCACAGCTCAATATTTTTATGATGCGCCTGAAAAATTAATATCTCAATCTACCTTCGAAAATGCATTTGAACAAGCTATTGTCAATGGGCAGATGGATTTAGTCTCTTACTTTTGTAACTCATTAACTAAGCCCCCAGAACAATCAGTGATTGAGCAAGGGGTTATAACTGCGGCAAAAACTGGAAATCTTCATTTAATTGAGTATTTTTGTTCGATGACTTCTTCTAATAAACCAAGTCGGCATGCGATTACCCAGGCTGTGTATCAAGCAATTAATCATGACCATACGGAAGTGTTTACCTTTTTATGTTGTAATCCAATGAGTCCGCCAAGCAAATCTTCTCTAAAGGAATCGTTGCTTCTTGCTGCAAAAAAGGGAAGAAAAGAGATCGTTGAATATTTATGTTTAAATGAAATGGAAGCACTTGATCAATCCACTATTAAAAACGCACTTATATTAGCGGTTAAATTTCAGCACTCGGAAATTGTTCGATATTTATGCGAAATAAATGCCCCAGACAAAAATGCAGTACGAATAGCGCTGAATAAAGCAATTGGCAGCAGGCAAGAGGAGCTTATTGATTATTTAAGAGATTGGTTAAAAAGTAATACAACTCATCAGAACACAGTGAAATTTGCATGTGATAATCATCATGAAATTGGTTCTTCGTTAATCAACCATAGTCTGTTTAAAGTAAGCAAATCAGGTCCCAGGGGAGAACGCTATCAATCCCCTGACTATGGCTTATTAACTAAATAA